In one window of Bombus fervidus isolate BK054 chromosome 4, iyBomFerv1, whole genome shotgun sequence DNA:
- the LOC139986658 gene encoding uncharacterized protein isoform X10, which yields MDGINVNGGNADGAREDPNLEAGSVPNLQETQVKVDTSKMDGPDVNGDIRNSPKKGMEINVGRKLRKFKANSTSTIESDSTLNTKGRKRKLSELDDLSSEESMEFNGFDIQGDNEVEPASHVLKKLIAEAEVAEAQLAKRFRYSIRKNFDTKKDDEDSDDNRMHDSEHVLDIDKVKKEKESDKSETESLGMPNTVESETEVQKTDDTSLKSTNSSSAASSPATSIKSKGYRLLRGVSPGSTGKQKVSSDISNPAFKEPFKYGWRRELVFRASNDSSLKRMADIYYYTPKGKKVRSFREVAEFLNTKELTIDNFTFLKEPIGPDDPEKEIIRDAKRMRGPGISATPPRKNIGYKRGTSGKRVIEEPAPVPAPVATKAATKSPKAASTGFKVKVSAKKTPHIKIKSPSQEREILPPQRTTSTRRSQLPVEKPTPPKPKRQLTPKVQEPCSIRCSTSMGLIPSLQCRVCLCLYHPECVGGIEFAGSDNYVCKNCQQDTNESHQSQTNPSLTPPPLIPISMLGAQNTKPKHQVNLSPPKLQRIPKSDNVDSQSRNATKVSKTSSATSHSPLNSDNKESSWFAQTENEFLQSHDGILPKPAQNIALMGGKRYIVVPKNNAMAVQPAITVKPDKIGDKPPILQDGTLTDISNAVDNSMSTKARTSLTTKFVEKDAFDKSIDKDMSKDVAHIGLPPDCIMEKTNETCNSNDRTDILSATKSQNDLSSTTDLAIESKKSENCNKVEKKSIVKNSNTANTNNDLFKVDTQHSVTSSLGTVKISNKRKQNRQDKEQQQHFMDSVCAGYHALLRIFQYLKVQELLRAARVCKMWRDLAAHPSLWKTVRMKNSQVTDWDGLADTLQRHGTQHLDLRKMLVAGESDSIWEKFLVVIPRVTSLVKLELCKCPVMVVEEVIRSCPQLEVLSAMSIKCDSLNLESVGNLKRCQELRLKAISGMSLKEDLTPLQELTQLTQLSLTSVKELGKKGINIIQALVNLETLELGECSDFPDKFGTTVLIKLQKLERLRLEKGQDSCCTFDILEGVSKLQNLSQMELVNFDVKNGFDKCLANCKNIKRLLIIPTYISQSATSNNMVLGGVTELSNNLTHFVWGVTLELLRVTELFIDQCNLIISKQITGDAIPVLKPVPCLKLIENVEDENDNQKGDDKQEPNETNPQVDILPLPQLQKLLLTALPKTRVKILKIPFHATWRQSISDTATQ from the exons ATGGACGGTATTAATGTGAATGGCGGGAATGCCGATGGGGCGCGCGAGGATCCTAACCTAGAAGCTGGTAGTGTGCCGAATCTACAAGAGACGCAAGTTAAAGTGGATACCTCTAAAATGGATGGGCCGGACGTGAACGGCGACATTAGGAACTCGCCGAAAAAGGGTATGGAAATAAATGTTGGAAGAAAGCTACGTAAGTTCAAGGCAAATTCAACTAGTACCATTGAAAGTGATTCAACATTAAATACAAAAGGACGCAAACGGAAGCTATCGGAACTGGACGATCTTAGCTCAGAGGAATCTATGGAATTCAATGGTTTTGATATACAAGGGGATAACGAAGTGGAACCAGCAAGTCAcgttttgaagaaattaattg CTGAAGCTGAAGTAGCAGAGGCACAATTGGCAAAACGGTTTAGATATAGTATAAGGAAGAATTTTGATACAAAAAAAGATGATGAAGATTCGGATGATAACAGAATGCATGACAGTGAACATGTATTAGATATAGATAAAGTAAAGAAGGAGAAGGAATCTGATAAATCAGAAACAGAATCACTTGGAATGCCAAATACTGTGGAATCAGAAACAGAAGTACAAAAAACAGATGACACTTCCCTTAAGTCAACAAATTCATCATCTGCAGCCAGTAGTCCAGCAACATCAATAAAATCTAAAGGTTATCGTTTATTACGAGGAGTTAGTCCAGGAAGTACTGGGAAACAAAAAGTATCAAGTGATATATCAAATCCAGCATTCAAAGAGCCTTTTAAGTATGGTTGGAGACGAGAATTGGTATTCAGAGCAAGTAATGATTCTAGTCTTAAAAGAATGGCTGATATCTATTATTATACACCAAAGGGCAAAAAGGTTAGAAGTTTCAGAGAAGTTGCAGAATTTC TTAATACGAAGGAGTTAACTATTGATAATTTTACTTTCCTAAAAGAACCAATTGGTCCTGATGATCCGGAAAAAGAGATTATTCGAGACGCAAAAAGAATGAGG gGGCCTGGAATATCAGCTACTCCACCAAGAAAGAATATAGGGTATAAGAGAGGTACATCTGGTAAAAGGGTTATAGAAGAACCTGCACCAGTGCCTGCTCCAGTGGCTACAAAAGCTGCTACCAAATCACCAAAAGCTGCATCAACAGGATTTAAGGTGAAAGTGTCCGCAAAGAAAACTCCACACATAA AAATAAAGTCACCTTCTCAAGAAAGGGAGATACTTCCACCTCAAAGAACAACAAGTACAAGAAGAAGTCAGCTACCTGTAGAAAAACCAACACCTCCTAAACCAAAAAGACAATTAAC GCCCAAAGTTCAAGAACCATGCAGTATAAGATGCTCAACCAGTATGGGGTTGATACCAAGCTTACAGTGTCGTGTGTGTCTCTGTTTATATCATCCTGAGTGTGTTGGTGGTATAGAGTTTGCAGGAAGTGACAATTATGTTTGCAAG AACTGCCAACAGGATACTAATGAATCTCATCAATCTCAAACGAATCCATCTTTAACACCTCCTCCACTGATACCAATCAGTATGCTAGGTGCACAAAATACAAAACCAAAACATCAAGTAAATCTAAGCCCTCCAAAGCTTCAACGAATACCCAAATCTGATAATGTAGATTCACAATCGCGGAATGCTACTAAAGTTTCAAAAACATCCTCTGCAACATCACATTCTCCTTTAAATTCAGATAATAAAGAAAGCAGTTGGTTTGCTCAAACAGAAAACGAATTTTTACAAAGTCATGATGGAATTTTACCAAAACCGGCCCAGAATATTGCTCTAATGGGGGGCAAGAGATATATTGTTGTACCAAAAAATAATGCTATGGCTGTTCAGCCAGCTATAACTGTGAAACCTGATAAAATTGGTGATAAACCTCCTATACTTCAGGATGGTACACTTACGGATATATCAAACGCTGTTGATAATTCTATGTCCACAAAAGCACGTACTTCTTTAACAACAAAATTTGTCGAAAAAGATGCTTTTGATAAATCAATTGATAAAGATATGTCAAAAGATGTAGCGCATATAGGACTTCCACCAGATTGCATAATGGAGAAAACCAATGAAACGTGTAATAGTAATGATAGAACTGATATATTGTCTGCAACTAAATCGCAAAATGACTTATCTAGTACAACAGATCTTGCAATAGAAAGTAAGAAATCAGAAAATTGTaacaaagttgaaaagaaGAGTATAGTAAAGAATTCAAATACAGCTAACACAAATAATGACTTATTTAAAGTAGATACACAACATTCTGTGACAAGTAGTTTGGGTACTGTTAAAATAAGCAACAA aagaaaacaaaatcgGCAGGACAAAGAACAACAGCAGCATTTTATGGATTCAGTGTGTGCTGGTTATCATGCATTGCTGCGCATATTTCAATATCTTAAGGTACAAGAATTACTTCGGGCTGCAAGAGTGTGTAAAATGTGGCGAGATTTGGCTGCGCATCCTTCTCTGTGGAAAACAGTACGAATGAAAAATAGTCAAGTAACAGATTGGGATGGCTTAGCAGATACATTACAGAGGCATGGTACTCAACATTTAGATCTTCGAAAAATGCTTGTAGCAGGCGAGTCTGACAGCATTTGGGAGAAGTTTTTAGTAGTAATACCACGTGTAACTAGCCTTGTCAAACTAGAATTATGTAAATGTCCTGTGATGGTTGTTGAAGAAGTTATTAGAAGTTGCCCTCAGTTAGAAGTATTGAGTGCAATGTCGATAAAGTGTGACTCCCTAAATTTAGAGTCAGTTGGAAATCTTAAACGTTGCCAAGAATTAAGGCTTAAAGCAATCAGTGGTATGTCTTTAAAAGAAGATCTGACACCTCTACAAGAACTAACGCAACTGACACAGTTG AGCTTGACGTCAGTTAAGGAACTTGGAAAGAAGGGAATCAATATAATACAAGCATTAGTTAATTTGGAAACTCTAGAATTGGGTGAATGCTCAGATTTTCCAGATAAATTTGGTACCacagttttaataaaattacaaaaattagaaCGTCTTAGGTTGGAAAAGGGTCAAGACTCATGTTGTACATTTGACATTTTGGAAGGTGTATCTAAGTTACAAAACTTAAGTCAAATGGAACTGGTCAATTTTGATGTTAAAAATGGCTTTGACAAATGTCTTGCAAACTGCAAGAATATTAAAAGGCTGTTAATTATACCAACGTACATATCTCAATCGGCAACGTCTAACAATATGGTGCTTGGAGGTGTTACTGAACTATCAAATAATTTGACGCATTTCGTATGGGGCGTTACACTTGAGTTACTTAGGGTTacagaattatttattgatcAATGTAATCTAATAATAAGTAAACAGATCACTGGCGATGCGATACCAGTACTAAAACCGGTACCCTGTCTAAAGTTAATCGAGAATGTTGAAGATGAAAATGACAATCAAAAAG gtGATGACAAACAGGAACCAAATGAAACAAATCCTCAAGTGGATATATTACCATTACCACAACTCCAAAAACTTTTATTAACCGCTTTGCCTAAAACGAGGGTTAAAATCCTGAAGATTCCTTTCCATGCTACGTGGCGACAAAGCATTTCAGATACTGCTACacaatag